A section of the Triticum dicoccoides isolate Atlit2015 ecotype Zavitan chromosome 7A, WEW_v2.0, whole genome shotgun sequence genome encodes:
- the LOC119332811 gene encoding uncharacterized protein LOC119332811, translating into MEEAVVVRHGGGAAGKLVEHRGMRNGYMRHGVSVGVSQGTTQESAHLLSNTKGTNASQKPSAQRTNPSLPRAPFESAPFSISSLPCSSTLRPHGLSRRRLLPLTSSPTLVVQQRPLQ; encoded by the exons ATGGAGGAGGCCGTCGTGGTTCGTCATGGAGGCGGCGCCGCCGGCAAGCTGGTTGAG CACAGAGGAATGAGGAATGGATACATGAGGCATGGCGTAAGCGTAGGGGTCAGCCAGGGCACGACGCAAGAgtctgcccatctcctctcaaa CACGAAAGGCACTAATGCGTCCCAAAAACCTAGCGCACAAAGGACCAATCCTTCCCTTCCTCGAGCCCCATTCGAGTCCGCGCCGTTCAGCATCTCCAGCCTCCCCTGCTCCTCGACCCTCCGGCCCCACGGCCTctcgcgccgccgccttcttccctTGACGTCTTCCCCGACGCTCGTGGTGCAGCAGCGGCCATTGCAGTAG